A region of the Pirellulales bacterium genome:
CCTGCGCGGCCTGATGTCGCAACCGCTCGAACGCGACGGATTCGTCTATTCGCTCGACAAACAACTGGGCCTAACCTGCTTCGAACTCGCGACGGGCAAGAAGCTCTGGGACGACGGCAATCGCCTGACACCGCGCGGCCGCAATCCGCAGGCGACGATGGTCTGGCTCGGCGACAGCAACCGCGTGATTTCCTTAAATGCCGAAGGGGAACTGGTGCTGGCTCGTTTCACACCGGCAGGCTACGACGAACAATCGCGCACCAAGATCATCGGCCCCACCTGGGCACATCCCGCCTACGCGGGCCGACACGTCTTCGCGCGCGATGATTCATCGCTGGTATGCGTCGAACTGGTGCCGGCCGCGAAATAACCTCGCTCGGCGTCGTCGCGCCCACGGCTCTTCCCGTTCTCGTTTCGGTATGATGCACATCGCGCATCCGATGCATCGAGAAGCACCGGAAACACAATCCACCGACAAAACACATTCAACAATTTCGGCACGAGGAGCATGACGATGGCAGCCCGCGAAGTGAAAAAACCGGGACCGGCAACGGTCGTGATGGTCGAGGAAGCCGTCGCGACAGGCCGCGTGCGGGAGATCTACGACGACATCAAGGCCACGAAGAAGATCGACTTCGTGCCAAATCTGTGGAAAACACTCGCCACACATCCACCGCTACTCGAGCAGATCTGGACGCGTCTGAAGGTGACGATGGCCCCCGGCCGACTCGATCCACTGACCAAGGAAATGATCGCCCTGGCCGTCTCGGCGACCAATGGGTGCGCGTACTGCGTGAACTCCCACACCGCCGCGGTCAAAAAGCTCGGGCTGGACGATGAAGGGCTCGGCGAACTAATGGCCGTGGTAGCGATGTTCAACTACTCGCCAATTCTGCCACACACTGCAAATCGGCCGTATCCCCCGAAGTCCGGCCGTTTGCGCCGATGCGTGGCAGCCCAGTGCTGCCACGCAAGACGAAACGCCATTGCTTGTATCTGCCATCGACCTGTCCATCAATTGGCAGGACATAGACGCCCATTGGCCTGCCATCGACTAACGTGCCGTTGAAAACGTCTTCGAGCAACGCACGTTTATCAGCCCAGGTAAGGTGCTCAAAGGAATCGGCGAGCCCTATGGCCGCGGTGGCGAGTGCGCTTGTTCGCCGTCGGCTTCTCTTCGGATTCTTCTTCTTGCCAATGCGTTTCTTCATCGCCGATGCCACCCTAACGGCCTCTGTCTTAATCGTTTGCGGTGTGGGCATGGCCTCGATTTCTGCCACTAGCCGATTGCGCCTTGCTCTCAGGACCGTCAATCGCTTTTGTAGTGGCTCCTTCTTTTGCGTCAGCGACTCCTCAGAAATGGTGCCTTTGTAAATGAGTTCGTCGATCGCCTTGCTCTCGAGTTTGGTGAGCGCCTTTTTCAACTTCGCGATGCTCTTGCGATTTTGCTCGAGATCGTCGTTTAGGCAATCGAGTCGTTTGAGATTAGGATGAGCAGCCTCGATCGCCTTTTTCACGGCGGGCGGGTTGCCGTACCAATCCAGGAGCTGGCGAATAACGGCGTCATCAAGTGCGTGCTCGCGAATCCACGGGCGAGGTCTCACGTCGCACTTTTTGGCGTTCTGATTGCTACTGTGGCGATAAACGAACGTGCCGCGTGCTGTGCGGGGCTGGCCCTGTAGCGAATAGCCGCACTTGGCGCAAAAGACCATTCCACGGAGCAAGTATTTGTGCTCCGTGCCCCCCTTGGAGGTACGAGTCTTGTTCTGATTCTTTTTGAGATGCACGGCCTTTATCGTGGCATCGTCGAGCAGTGCGGGCACTGTCAGCTCTATAGTCTCGTCGATATTGAATCGCTTGCTCTTGAATCGAACGCTCCAATTTGTCCCGCAGCGTTTTAGGAGAAGCCAGTGCAGGTTCGCTTGGTCAACACCGTATTCGGCCGCAATGCTTTCCATGGACTCGTCAGCGAGATATCGCTTGGCCACATCCCGCATCATTTTCTGCTTTGCCGGATGAATGCCCCAGCGAAGCGCCTTACGGTCGTAAGTGCGGCCGAACGGTAGCTTTCCCACCGCAGGGATGCCCCTTTTGAGACGGTGAATACGGTTTTTGA
Encoded here:
- a CDS encoding zinc ribbon domain-containing protein; amino-acid sequence: MNAGFQIRESVKNRIHRLKRGIPAVGKLPFGRTYDRKALRWGIHPAKQKMMRDVAKRYLADESMESIAAEYGVDQANLHWLLLKRCGTNWSVRFKSKRFNIDETIELTVPALLDDATIKAVHLKKNQNKTRTSKGGTEHKYLLRGMVFCAKCGYSLQGQPRTARGTFVYRHSSNQNAKKCDVRPRPWIREHALDDAVIRQLLDWYGNPPAVKKAIEAAHPNLKRLDCLNDDLEQNRKSIAKLKKALTKLESKAIDELIYKGTISEESLTQKKEPLQKRLTVLRARRNRLVAEIEAMPTPQTIKTEAVRVASAMKKRIGKKKNPKRSRRRTSALATAAIGLADSFEHLTWADKRALLEDVFNGTLVDGRPMGVYVLPIDGQVDGRYKQWRFVLRGSTGLPRIGANGRTSGDTADLQCVAELASS